One region of Deinococcus koreensis genomic DNA includes:
- a CDS encoding carbohydrate ABC transporter permease, whose product MTVAATPTTVTTTAPTPKRGLRLTPAALIWPALLYLITTTQVPFFMTVYYSFFRYNLVEPDNRPFVGLANYANLLTNPENFRIVVNTLVLALGTLLLTLIIGGAMALLLNRDFPGRALLRTVMISSFLVMPIVTAVIWKNMLLNPVSGFFSWVTLRLGLQPVDFLAQYPMGSVIAMITWEWMPFAMLILLTGLQSLPDDQLEAARLDGASPLQEFQHIVLPHWSQAIQVVVLMETIALLQVYGEIYGSTSGGPGLATTNLPYFIYQKAFAEYNIGLASAAGVLTVVLTNILAVYLLRFMSRSKSSLGG is encoded by the coding sequence ATGACCGTCGCTGCCACACCCACCACGGTGACCACCACGGCGCCCACGCCCAAACGCGGGCTGCGCCTGACCCCCGCCGCGCTGATCTGGCCGGCCCTGCTGTACCTGATCACGACCACCCAGGTGCCGTTTTTCATGACGGTCTACTACTCGTTCTTCCGCTACAACCTGGTCGAGCCGGACAACCGGCCCTTCGTGGGACTGGCGAACTACGCCAACCTGCTCACCAATCCCGAGAACTTCCGCATCGTGGTCAACACCCTGGTGCTGGCGCTGGGCACGCTGCTGCTGACCCTGATCATCGGCGGCGCCATGGCCCTGCTGCTCAACCGCGACTTTCCCGGCCGGGCGCTGCTCCGCACCGTCATGATCAGCTCCTTCCTGGTCATGCCCATCGTCACGGCCGTGATCTGGAAGAACATGCTGCTCAACCCGGTCTCGGGCTTCTTTTCCTGGGTCACGCTACGGCTCGGGCTGCAGCCGGTGGATTTCCTGGCGCAGTATCCGATGGGCAGCGTGATCGCCATGATCACCTGGGAATGGATGCCGTTCGCCATGCTGATCCTGCTCACCGGCCTGCAGAGCCTGCCCGACGACCAGCTCGAGGCCGCGCGGCTCGACGGCGCCTCGCCGCTGCAGGAGTTCCAGCACATCGTCCTGCCGCACTGGTCGCAGGCCATCCAGGTGGTCGTGCTGATGGAGACCATCGCGCTGCTTCAGGTGTACGGCGAGATCTACGGCTCGACCTCCGGGGGGCCGGGGCTGGCGACCACAAATTTGCCCTACTTCATCTACCAGAAGGCCTTTGCCGAGTACAACATCGGGCTGGCCAGCGCCGCCGGGGTGCTGACCGTGGTGCTGACCAACATCCTGGCGGTGTACCTGCTGCGCTTCATGAGCCGCAGCAAGTCGAGCCTGGGAGGCTGA
- a CDS encoding ABC transporter substrate-binding protein: MKRPLLLSLALTAAAVATTGLAASTITIATVNNPDMVTMQGLTPEFNKKYPDITVKWVVLPENELRQKITLDVASGAGSFDVATVGAYEVPIWAKNGWLDPLTPMFAKNAEIARSYNVNDIIPGVRTALTVNGNLYAVPFYAESSMTFYNKDLFKAAGLTMPQNPTWQQVQGFAAKIHKPASGVYGICLRGLPGWGENMAFFTTMVNTFGGRWFDNNWQAQLNTPAWKSAMTFYVDTLKKYGPPGATSNGFTENLTLMSQGKCGMWVDATVAAGFLSDPGSSKIVKSVGFANAPVGTTPRGNAWYWSWNLAIPKSTKQEDAAFKFITWATSPEYIALVAKTKGTWASVPPGTRTSTYNNANYKKAAGAFSSLVLSSITKADVTKATKDPVPYTGIQYVAIPEFQALGTQVGQYLAGALSGQATIDQTLKLAQDAANKTAKEGGYQK, translated from the coding sequence ATGAAACGTCCCCTGCTGCTCAGCCTTGCCCTGACCGCCGCCGCCGTCGCCACGACGGGCCTGGCCGCCTCCACCATCACCATCGCCACCGTGAACAACCCCGACATGGTGACCATGCAGGGGCTCACCCCCGAGTTCAACAAGAAGTACCCGGACATCACGGTCAAGTGGGTCGTGCTGCCCGAGAACGAACTGCGCCAGAAGATCACCCTGGACGTGGCCTCCGGCGCGGGATCGTTCGACGTCGCCACGGTGGGCGCCTACGAGGTGCCGATCTGGGCCAAGAACGGCTGGCTCGATCCGCTGACCCCCATGTTCGCCAAGAACGCCGAGATCGCCAGGAGCTACAACGTCAACGACATCATCCCCGGCGTCCGCACGGCGCTCACGGTGAACGGCAACCTGTACGCCGTGCCCTTCTACGCCGAAAGCTCGATGACCTTCTACAACAAGGATCTCTTCAAGGCCGCCGGCCTCACCATGCCGCAGAACCCCACCTGGCAGCAGGTGCAGGGCTTCGCCGCCAAGATCCACAAGCCCGCCAGCGGCGTGTACGGCATCTGCCTGCGCGGCCTGCCCGGCTGGGGCGAGAACATGGCCTTCTTCACCACCATGGTCAACACCTTCGGCGGGCGCTGGTTCGACAACAACTGGCAGGCCCAGCTGAACACGCCGGCCTGGAAGTCGGCCATGACCTTCTACGTCGACACCCTCAAGAAGTACGGCCCCCCCGGCGCCACCTCCAACGGCTTTACCGAGAACCTGACGCTGATGAGCCAGGGCAAGTGCGGGATGTGGGTCGACGCCACCGTGGCCGCCGGCTTCCTGAGCGACCCCGGCTCCTCCAAGATCGTCAAGAGCGTGGGCTTCGCCAACGCCCCGGTCGGCACCACGCCGCGCGGCAACGCGTGGTACTGGAGCTGGAACCTCGCCATTCCCAAGTCCACCAAGCAGGAGGACGCGGCCTTCAAGTTCATCACCTGGGCCACCAGCCCCGAGTACATCGCGCTGGTCGCCAAGACCAAGGGCACCTGGGCCTCGGTGCCCCCCGGCACCCGCACCAGTACCTACAACAACGCCAACTACAAGAAGGCGGCCGGGGCCTTCAGCTCGCTGGTGCTCAGCTCCATCACCAAGGCCGACGTCACCAAGGCGACCAAGGATCCCGTGCCTTACACCGGCATCCAGTACGTCGCCATCCCCGAATTCCAGGCGCTGGGCACTCAGGTCGGCCAGTACCTCGCCGGCGCCCTGAGCGGCCAGGCCACCATCGACCAGACCCTCAAGCTGGCGCAGGACGCCGCCAATAAGACCGCCAAGGAAGGCGGCTACCAGAAGTAA
- a CDS encoding LacI family DNA-binding transcriptional regulator — MPTIQDVARLAGVSPTTAKRALREPDKLTPETLGRVQQAIEQLHYEPDQRAGSLRGGQSTTIGLIVASILEPFFAQFARTAAHALAGAGYTLIISENEYSAARELEELRRLYGQRVGGIMLRPGYGMDSGDYLARLSARGTCVVQYDYRPPHSPYPSVTLDNPRAMSEAVGYLHGLGHRAIAALGTYHPVIHPEERSRTFPEAMNALGLSVPPEYQRVTLLTEDTAYALTHELLALPAPPTALIALTGTQAVGAYRAIRERGLSIPADLSLITFDNYPWTALVEPPITVLEQPAADMATASVRRLLAQLEGRPAPAGAHETFPARLIVRGSCAAPSLGLVSSR; from the coding sequence ATGCCCACCATCCAGGACGTCGCGCGACTGGCGGGCGTCTCCCCCACCACCGCCAAGCGCGCCCTGCGCGAGCCCGACAAGCTCACGCCCGAGACCCTGGGCCGGGTGCAGCAGGCCATCGAGCAGCTCCACTACGAGCCCGATCAGCGCGCCGGCAGCCTGCGCGGGGGGCAGAGCACCACCATTGGCCTCATCGTGGCCTCGATCCTGGAGCCGTTCTTCGCCCAGTTCGCGCGCACCGCCGCCCACGCGCTGGCCGGCGCCGGCTACACCCTGATCATCTCCGAGAACGAGTACTCCGCCGCGCGGGAGCTGGAGGAACTGCGGCGGCTGTACGGGCAGCGGGTGGGCGGCATCATGCTGCGCCCCGGCTACGGGATGGACAGCGGCGACTACCTGGCGCGGCTCTCGGCGCGCGGCACCTGCGTCGTGCAGTACGACTACCGGCCGCCCCACAGCCCCTACCCCAGCGTGACCCTGGACAACCCCCGCGCGATGTCCGAGGCGGTGGGCTACCTGCATGGCCTGGGCCACCGCGCGATCGCCGCGCTGGGCACCTACCACCCGGTCATCCACCCCGAGGAGCGCAGCCGCACCTTCCCCGAGGCCATGAACGCCCTGGGCCTGAGCGTGCCCCCCGAGTACCAGCGGGTCACGCTGCTGACCGAGGACACCGCCTACGCCCTGACCCACGAACTGCTGGCCCTGCCCGCCCCGCCCACGGCCCTGATCGCGCTGACCGGCACGCAGGCGGTCGGGGCCTACCGCGCCATCCGCGAGCGGGGCCTGAGCATCCCGGCGGACCTCAGCCTGATCACCTTCGACAACTACCCCTGGACGGCCCTGGTCGAGCCGCCCATCACGGTGCTGGAGCAGCCGGCCGCCGACATGGCGACCGCCAGCGTGCGCCGGCTGCTCGCGCAGCTGGAGGGCCGCCCCGCGCCGGCGGGGGCACACGAGACCTTCCCGGCCCGGCTGATCGTGCGGGGCAGCTGCGCCGCGCCCTCGCTGGGGCTGGTCTCCAGCCGGTGA
- a CDS encoding MFS transporter, which yields MTPPEPFRTPAPRLYYGWVIVGVTVLALLLAAGARSAPGVFLLPMEEGLGLSRATLSFSVALGLLVFGLAAPLAGRLMDVFGPRRVATAGLGLVALSFGLSTLARSALALHLSWGLMSGLGTGLVGSVLGGVVATRWFVRRRGLVVGLFGAATSAGQLLFIPLLTASAGRVGWAGGTLVIAGLALALAPLVWALLRDTPQGVGLQPDGDTHALPAPPPTPDPGVMRRALRSRDFWLLSATFFVCGFTSNGIIGTHFIAFCSDVGLSAGFAAGMLALMGAFNFVGTLASGYFTDRVDPRALLALYYVVRGLSLALLPLLSPGLAFTAFAVLFGLDYIATVPPTTALTADTFGRANVGTVYGWIFCAHQVGAALASWLGGVVRDASGTYTLAFLAAAALAVAAGVLALGIRAPARRAARPA from the coding sequence ATGACCCCGCCTGAGCCCTTCAGGACGCCCGCGCCCCGCCTCTATTACGGCTGGGTGATCGTGGGCGTCACGGTGCTGGCGCTGCTGCTCGCGGCCGGCGCCCGCTCGGCGCCCGGCGTGTTCCTGCTGCCCATGGAAGAGGGTCTGGGACTGAGCCGCGCCACGCTCTCGTTCTCGGTGGCGCTGGGCCTGCTGGTCTTCGGGCTGGCCGCGCCGCTGGCCGGCCGCCTGATGGACGTGTTCGGGCCGCGCCGGGTGGCCACCGCCGGGCTGGGGCTGGTGGCCCTGAGCTTCGGCCTGAGCACCCTGGCGCGCTCGGCGCTGGCGCTGCACCTGAGCTGGGGCCTCATGAGCGGCCTGGGCACCGGGCTGGTGGGCTCGGTGCTGGGCGGCGTGGTGGCGACCCGCTGGTTCGTGCGCCGGCGCGGGCTGGTGGTGGGCCTCTTCGGCGCGGCCACCAGCGCCGGACAACTGCTGTTCATCCCGCTGCTGACCGCCTCGGCGGGGAGGGTGGGCTGGGCGGGCGGCACGCTGGTGATCGCGGGGCTGGCACTGGCGCTCGCGCCGCTGGTCTGGGCGCTGCTGCGCGACACGCCCCAGGGGGTGGGCCTGCAGCCCGACGGCGACACGCACGCCCTCCCGGCGCCCCCCCCGACCCCCGATCCCGGCGTGATGCGCCGGGCGCTCCGCAGCCGCGACTTCTGGCTGCTCTCGGCGACCTTCTTCGTGTGCGGCTTCACCTCCAACGGGATCATCGGCACGCACTTCATCGCGTTCTGCAGCGACGTGGGCCTGAGCGCGGGCTTCGCGGCCGGGATGCTGGCGCTGATGGGGGCGTTCAATTTCGTGGGCACCCTGGCGAGCGGATACTTCACGGACCGGGTCGATCCGCGCGCCCTGCTGGCGCTGTATTACGTGGTGCGCGGGCTGAGCCTGGCGCTGCTGCCCCTGCTCTCCCCGGGATTGGCCTTTACGGCCTTCGCGGTGCTGTTCGGCCTGGACTACATCGCCACCGTGCCGCCGACCACCGCGCTCACCGCCGACACCTTCGGGCGGGCGAACGTGGGCACGGTCTACGGCTGGATCTTCTGCGCGCATCAGGTCGGCGCGGCGCTGGCCTCCTGGCTGGGCGGCGTGGTGCGGGATGCCTCGGGCACCTACACGCTGGCCTTCCTGGCGGCGGCCGCGCTGGCGGTGGCGGCGGGCGTGCTGGCGCTGGGCATCCGGGCGCCGGCGCGGCGGGCCGCGCGTCCCGCCTGA
- a CDS encoding acyl-CoA dehydrogenase family protein: protein MTATLPAPAPFTPEQAEVVAHAAQAIGEHVDACEAAQDVTPAAARALRESGYTRLTLPTAYGGLGATLSTFARAQLELGRRGASLALVLAMHGHVTGAAFQGRTLPEPLLEGLAGAGRRGELLNALASEPELGSPSRGGRPRTAATWQDGQWWITGRKTWSTGARALSWGLVSAATPDGQTGRFWIDLQGAGVRVEPTWQGALALRGSGSHDLIFEQAPGALYAPPGPAHPASGAWFQAAVAATYLGVGEAARDALIAYARNRVPTALGEPIATLGRVQESVGRIGAELLAARSLLLHAAAAWDGAPGEDALPLLGAAKVVATNAAVSATDQAVRTAGGGALTGALPLERLLRDARAGLTHPPGDEPALTSYGRSLLSGAAGPPV from the coding sequence ATGACGGCGACCCTCCCGGCACCCGCCCCCTTCACGCCCGAGCAGGCGGAGGTCGTGGCCCACGCCGCCCAGGCCATCGGTGAGCACGTGGACGCCTGCGAGGCGGCGCAGGACGTGACCCCGGCGGCGGCCCGGGCGCTGCGGGAGAGCGGCTACACCCGCCTGACCCTGCCCACGGCGTATGGCGGCCTGGGCGCGACCCTGAGCACCTTCGCCCGGGCCCAGCTGGAGCTGGGGCGCCGGGGCGCCAGCCTCGCGCTGGTGCTGGCGATGCACGGGCACGTGACGGGCGCGGCCTTCCAGGGACGCACCCTGCCAGAGCCGCTGCTGGAGGGGCTGGCGGGGGCCGGCCGGCGGGGCGAACTGCTGAACGCCCTGGCGAGCGAGCCGGAACTGGGCAGCCCCTCGCGCGGGGGGCGGCCGCGCACCGCCGCCACGTGGCAGGACGGACAGTGGTGGATCACCGGCCGCAAGACGTGGTCGACCGGCGCGCGGGCGCTGAGCTGGGGGCTGGTGAGCGCCGCCACCCCGGACGGTCAGACCGGCCGCTTCTGGATCGACCTGCAGGGCGCGGGCGTGCGCGTGGAGCCCACCTGGCAGGGCGCCCTGGCCCTGCGCGGCAGCGGCAGCCACGACCTGATCTTCGAGCAGGCGCCGGGGGCGCTGTACGCCCCACCGGGCCCGGCCCACCCGGCCAGCGGCGCGTGGTTCCAGGCGGCCGTCGCCGCGACCTACCTTGGCGTGGGCGAGGCCGCCCGCGACGCCCTGATCGCCTACGCCCGGAACCGGGTGCCGACCGCCCTGGGCGAGCCGATCGCCACGCTGGGACGCGTGCAGGAGAGCGTCGGGCGCATCGGGGCGGAGCTGCTGGCGGCGCGGTCGCTGCTGCTCCACGCGGCGGCGGCCTGGGACGGAGCCCCGGGCGAGGACGCCCTGCCGCTGCTCGGCGCGGCGAAGGTGGTCGCCACGAACGCGGCGGTGAGCGCCACCGATCAGGCGGTGCGGACGGCGGGCGGCGGCGCCCTGACCGGCGCGCTGCCCCTGGAGCGCCTGCTGCGCGACGCCCGCGCCGGGCTCACCCACCCGCCCGGCGACGAGCCGGCGCTCACGTCCTATGGCCGGAGCCTGCTGAGCGGAGCCGCAGGGCCACCTGTGTAG
- a CDS encoding type III polyketide synthase — protein sequence MSVFLHALRTALPPHAYPQARIRDMIKAQPELDRLGQRLTTSIYNHSGIDQRYSVVPDFALAPDEAPGLFLDPATGRMLTPSTGERNAFYIEHATPLFVGAARAALEASPHLQARDITHVVTVSCTGFFAPGPDYAIVRALGLSPQTQRFHVGFMGCYAAFPALRMAQAFCEADPDAVVLVVCAELCTIHMHSANDADTLIASSVFADGAAAALVSARPPASGTPALRIDALGTTLTPEGVGEKDMAWTIGDQGYDMVLSTYVPEIIEANIQPVLLSLLERDRVLAGAPTAQVERWAIHPGGRSILDKVQGSLNLSDEQLAPSREVLRRHGNMSSATVLFILQDVLEAASDGERVCALAFGPGLTVESGLFTACTGLD from the coding sequence ATGTCTGTCTTCCTGCACGCGCTGCGCACGGCGCTTCCCCCCCACGCCTATCCGCAGGCGCGCATCCGGGACATGATCAAAGCCCAGCCCGAACTCGACCGGCTGGGCCAGCGGCTCACCACCTCCATCTACAACCACTCCGGCATCGACCAGCGGTACTCGGTGGTGCCCGATTTCGCCCTCGCGCCGGACGAGGCGCCGGGCCTGTTCCTCGATCCGGCGACCGGGCGCATGCTGACCCCCTCGACCGGGGAGCGCAACGCCTTTTATATCGAGCACGCCACGCCGCTGTTCGTGGGAGCGGCCCGCGCCGCGCTGGAGGCCAGCCCGCACCTGCAGGCCCGCGACATCACGCACGTGGTCACCGTGTCGTGCACGGGCTTCTTCGCGCCGGGGCCGGACTACGCCATTGTGCGCGCGCTGGGGCTGAGTCCGCAGACGCAGCGCTTCCACGTGGGCTTCATGGGCTGCTACGCCGCCTTCCCGGCGCTGCGGATGGCCCAGGCCTTCTGCGAGGCCGATCCGGACGCGGTCGTGCTGGTGGTGTGCGCGGAGCTGTGCACCATCCACATGCACTCCGCCAACGACGCCGACACCCTGATCGCCAGCTCGGTCTTCGCCGACGGCGCGGCGGCCGCGCTGGTCTCGGCCCGGCCGCCCGCCTCCGGCACGCCCGCCCTGCGCATCGACGCCCTGGGCACCACCCTGACGCCCGAGGGCGTGGGCGAGAAGGACATGGCCTGGACGATCGGCGACCAGGGCTACGACATGGTGCTCAGCACCTACGTGCCCGAGATCATCGAGGCGAACATCCAGCCGGTGCTGCTCTCCCTGCTCGAGCGCGACCGCGTGCTGGCGGGCGCACCCACCGCGCAGGTGGAACGCTGGGCCATCCATCCGGGCGGCCGCTCGATCCTCGACAAGGTGCAGGGCAGCCTGAACCTCAGCGACGAGCAGCTCGCCCCCTCGCGGGAGGTGCTGCGCCGCCACGGCAACATGAGTTCGGCGACCGTGCTGTTTATCCTGCAGGACGTGCTGGAGGCGGCCAGCGACGGCGAGCGGGTCTGCGCGCTGGCCTTCGGGCCGGGCCTGACCGTGGAGTCGGGGCTGTTCACCGCCTGCACCGGCCTGGACTGA
- a CDS encoding class I SAM-dependent methyltransferase has protein sequence MEQVGTDRRVTREGSGWAGWGERAAGLRELMDDPHADPAALSRTYANFDRVNLVVSGWRRVYTRDLRPRLIRPGGARLLDIGCGGGDISRRLMAWAARDGLQLRIVGLDADPRAIAFARAQPTPPGLTFRTAMSGELRAGGERFDVVVSNHLLHHLQPEEFRALLADTEALCSGLAIHSDIERHPLAYAAFRVGTARGFGGSFIHVDGLRSIRRSYTHAELAEVAPPGWEARRQFPFRNLLTWRAPNGT, from the coding sequence ATGGAACAGGTGGGCACAGACCGCCGGGTGACCCGTGAGGGCTCCGGCTGGGCCGGCTGGGGAGAGCGCGCCGCCGGGCTGCGCGAGCTGATGGACGATCCGCACGCCGACCCGGCGGCGCTGAGCCGCACCTACGCCAACTTCGACCGCGTGAACCTGGTGGTGTCGGGCTGGCGGCGGGTGTACACGCGTGACCTGCGGCCCCGGCTGATCCGCCCCGGCGGCGCCCGGCTGCTGGACATCGGCTGCGGGGGGGGCGACATCTCGCGGCGGCTGATGGCCTGGGCCGCCCGCGACGGGCTGCAGCTGCGGATCGTCGGCCTGGACGCCGACCCCCGCGCCATCGCCTTCGCGCGGGCGCAGCCCACCCCGCCGGGGCTGACGTTCCGGACGGCCATGAGCGGGGAGCTGCGCGCGGGGGGCGAGCGCTTCGATGTGGTGGTCTCCAACCACCTGCTCCACCACCTGCAGCCCGAGGAATTCCGTGCGCTGCTGGCCGACACCGAGGCGCTGTGTAGCGGTCTGGCGATCCACAGCGACATCGAGCGGCATCCCCTGGCCTACGCGGCCTTCCGGGTGGGCACGGCGCGGGGGTTTGGCGGCTCGTTCATCCACGTGGACGGCCTGCGCTCGATCCGCCGGTCGTACACGCACGCGGAGCTGGCGGAGGTGGCCCCGCCCGGCTGGGAAGCGCGGCGGCAGTTCCCCTTCCGCAACCTGCTGACCTGGCGCGCGCCGAATGGGACGTAG
- a CDS encoding FAD-dependent oxidoreductase yields the protein MLDVAVVGGGPVGLYLGLLLTRAGLRAQVLEQRPAISPHSRAVGLHPPALEAFDELGLGSEMVAAGVPIRRGVVRGPSGLLGELSFEGVSARHPYVLALPQRETETILEAHLNAAHGDALRRGVRVLEVRDGGPHVCLQVQDGEAAPRELRARFVVGTDGRRSLIREAAGLSFPGGPYPMTYLMGDFPDTTAYGASAAITLSAGGVVESFPLPGGRRRWVAQTPALRKGAAPHELTALLAARTGLHVPAGDCTMLSAFEVRRHLAPRFRSGRVLLAGDAAHEVSPIGGQGMNLGWLDARDLAPRLVRALAGDSAPLAEYGPARRHSAWQAARQAELNMWLGRPLAGIEGTLRATLLRALLAGSARAALAQAFTMRGL from the coding sequence ATGCTGGACGTGGCTGTGGTGGGCGGCGGGCCGGTCGGGCTGTACCTGGGGCTGCTGCTGACCCGCGCGGGCCTGCGCGCGCAGGTGCTCGAACAGCGCCCGGCGATCAGCCCGCACTCGCGCGCCGTCGGGCTGCATCCGCCCGCGCTGGAGGCCTTCGACGAGCTCGGGCTGGGGAGCGAGATGGTCGCGGCCGGGGTGCCGATCCGCCGGGGCGTGGTGCGCGGCCCCTCCGGGCTGCTGGGCGAATTGAGCTTCGAGGGCGTCTCGGCGCGGCATCCCTACGTGCTGGCCCTGCCGCAGCGCGAGACCGAGACGATCCTGGAGGCCCACCTGAACGCCGCCCACGGGGACGCGCTGCGCCGCGGCGTGCGCGTGCTAGAGGTGCGGGACGGCGGCCCCCACGTCTGCCTGCAGGTACAGGACGGGGAGGCGGCCCCGCGGGAGCTCCGCGCCCGCTTTGTCGTGGGCACCGACGGGCGGCGCAGCCTGATCCGCGAGGCGGCCGGGCTCTCTTTCCCGGGCGGCCCCTACCCCATGACCTACCTGATGGGCGACTTTCCCGACACGACCGCCTACGGGGCGAGCGCCGCGATTACCCTCAGCGCGGGCGGCGTGGTCGAGTCCTTCCCGCTGCCGGGCGGCCGGCGCCGCTGGGTGGCCCAGACGCCGGCCCTCAGGAAAGGCGCCGCGCCCCACGAGCTGACGGCCCTGCTCGCGGCCCGCACCGGCCTGCATGTCCCGGCCGGGGACTGCACCATGCTCAGCGCTTTCGAGGTCAGGCGCCACCTCGCGCCGCGCTTCAGATCAGGCCGCGTGCTGCTGGCCGGCGACGCCGCGCACGAGGTCAGCCCGATCGGCGGGCAGGGCATGAACCTGGGCTGGCTGGACGCCCGCGACCTGGCGCCGCGTCTGGTCAGGGCGCTGGCCGGCGACTCGGCCCCCCTCGCGGAGTACGGCCCCGCCCGGCGCCACTCGGCGTGGCAGGCGGCGCGGCAGGCCGAGCTGAACATGTGGCTGGGCCGCCCGCTGGCGGGGATTGAGGGAACCCTGCGCGCGACCCTGCTGCGCGCCCTGCTGGCCGGCTCCGCCCGCGCGGCGCTGGCCCAGGCGTTCACCATGCGCGGGCTGTAA
- a CDS encoding glycosyltransferase, translating into MARLLIASQPIAGHLYPLLPIAGELVRRGHEVRWYTGRKYAARVRDTGARFEPFTLARDFDDAAFGAAFPGRDARSGLRQVQFDIRHIFVGGIEDGLRDLQALAREWPWDVTLADQTLNAALLLEELGGPPCALLGVLPLGIHSRDAAPFGLGLAPRGGRLGRARNRALRWATQAVVFGDSSREVGALYRRLGLPARPFEPPTAPSLMLQATARAFEYPLSDHPPQLHFIGPLIPPTPPGLILPDWWGDVTGAHRPVVVVTQGTLATDPRDLILPAIRGLAGEEVLVVAAGVRDPALLGALPADARTAPFVPFSALLPHARVYVSNGGYGGVQQALLHDLPVAVAGTTEDKSEVARRVEVAGVGLRLGTRSPRPEQVRAAVLRLLNDPAPRLNAARLGAALRAHNAPREAADLLEVLLRTGGPVLTSPGGAG; encoded by the coding sequence ATGGCCCGTCTCCTGATCGCCTCGCAGCCCATCGCCGGGCACCTGTACCCGCTGCTGCCGATTGCCGGGGAACTCGTCCGGCGCGGCCACGAGGTGCGCTGGTACACGGGCCGCAAGTACGCCGCGCGGGTGCGGGACACCGGCGCCCGTTTCGAGCCCTTCACGCTGGCCCGCGACTTCGACGATGCGGCCTTCGGGGCCGCCTTTCCCGGCCGGGACGCCCGGTCGGGACTCCGGCAGGTGCAGTTCGACATCCGCCACATCTTCGTGGGCGGCATCGAGGACGGTCTGCGCGATCTGCAGGCGCTGGCGCGCGAGTGGCCCTGGGACGTGACCCTGGCCGATCAGACGCTGAACGCGGCGCTGCTCCTGGAGGAGCTGGGCGGGCCGCCCTGCGCGCTGCTGGGGGTGCTGCCGCTGGGCATCCACAGCCGGGACGCGGCCCCCTTCGGGCTGGGGCTGGCGCCGCGCGGCGGGCGGCTGGGCCGGGCCCGTAACCGGGCGCTGCGCTGGGCCACCCAGGCGGTCGTGTTCGGCGACTCCAGCCGCGAGGTCGGCGCCCTCTACCGCCGCCTGGGGCTGCCCGCCCGGCCCTTCGAGCCGCCCACCGCCCCCAGCCTGATGCTGCAGGCCACCGCCCGCGCCTTCGAGTACCCGCTGAGCGACCATCCGCCGCAGCTGCATTTCATCGGGCCGCTGATCCCGCCCACGCCGCCGGGCCTGATCCTGCCGGACTGGTGGGGCGACGTGACCGGCGCCCACCGCCCGGTGGTCGTGGTCACGCAGGGCACGCTCGCCACCGATCCGCGTGACCTGATCCTGCCGGCCATCCGCGGCCTGGCGGGCGAGGAGGTGCTGGTCGTGGCGGCCGGGGTGCGCGACCCGGCCCTGCTGGGCGCCCTGCCCGCCGACGCCCGCACGGCGCCCTTCGTACCCTTCTCCGCCCTGCTGCCGCACGCCCGCGTGTATGTCAGCAACGGGGGGTACGGCGGGGTTCAGCAGGCGCTGCTGCACGACCTGCCGGTGGCCGTGGCGGGCACCACCGAGGACAAGTCGGAGGTGGCGCGCCGGGTCGAGGTGGCTGGGGTGGGCCTGCGCCTGGGCACCCGCTCGCCGCGCCCGGAGCAGGTGCGCGCGGCCGTGCTCAGGCTGCTGAACGACCCCGCGCCCCGCCTGAACGCCGCCCGCCTGGGCGCGGCCCTGCGCGCCCACAATGCGCCGCGCGAGGCCGCCGACCTGCTGGAGGTGCTGCTCCGCACGGGGGGGCCGGTGCTGACTTCACCGGGGGGGGCGGGCTAA